The following coding sequences lie in one Arachis ipaensis cultivar K30076 chromosome B03, Araip1.1, whole genome shotgun sequence genomic window:
- the LOC107632650 gene encoding QWRF motif-containing protein 3-like, with amino-acid sequence MYKKKTSDLTDSVTSSSSVSVHPKNRKVVTSRFMSSPSLADHITNDRFRDREHHKPTNINTSSTSTFSFTRQKSSKNHANNVFSKEKDGPSFAASLRNIANFASSSPSTAISSPSSSSSSVKKQSSNDALCIGPARLSLDENALYKKSLSSSRRDHQDYYSNVSNSVESEPGYFNSPSRTTSSRKLGREVPSKYMVMTTTDAASFDESMLSTAKNKNTMLQKSSSIKRVNSLINGYKSSMSQWALSPGRSGSPTMCVDKKDKLPSSFSSLRPQRNNKSVEKILSMGFDLFRTKKSSSSSSNTSEDLHFLRLLDNRFMQWRFANARAQVVNENLTQTVQSNLICALDGLTKLRNSVMQKKIQLEREKLRMKLNLVLRSQMKLLETWGAMERQHMAEIAAMKDCLHSVVCKLPLLEGATVDIQSAFIAERQASDLTDSINSMLNSFSLPAYKTAELVSELAEVVAQEKLLLEEFYDLFHAVRVLELRERSLKCSLIQLQ; translated from the exons ATGTataagaaaaagactagtgactTGACTGATTCAGTTACCTCCTCCTCCTCAGTTTCTGTTCATCCCAAAAATCGAAAAGTCGTTACTTCCCGTTTCATGTCTTCTCCTTCGCTTGCTGATCATATAACCAATGATAGGTTCAGAGACAGAGAGCATCACAAACCCACCAACATCAATACATCTTCAACCTCCACTTTCTCTTTCACCAGGCAGAAAAGCTCCAAGAACCATGCTAATAACGTTTTTTCCAAAGAGAAAGATGGACCCTCTTTTGCTGCTTCTCTAAGGAACATTGCAAATTTTGCTTCTTCGTCACCGTCCACTGCCAT ATCATCACCATCATCTTCGTCTTCTTCGGTGAAGAAACAAAGTTCCAACGATGCATTATGCATTGGTCCGGCAAGGTTATCTCTAGATGAAAACGCGTTGTACAAGAAATCCTTGTCTTCTTCACGTAGAGACCACCAAGATTACTATTCTAACGTTTCGAATTCAGTTGAATCGGAACCTGGTTATTTCAATTCTCCATCAAGAACTACATCATCTAGAAAACTTGGTAGAGAGGTTCCTTCCAAGTACATGGTGATGACCACTACTGATGCAGCATCGTTCGACGAGTCCATGCTATCAACGGCGAAGAACAAGAACACAATGTTGCAGAAAAGCAGCTCTATAAAGAGGGTAAACTCGCTTATTAATGGGTACAAGAGTTCAATGTCTCAGTGGGCATTATCTCCTGGGAGATCAGGGTCACCAACTATGTGTGTGGACAAGAAGGATAAACTACCGTCTTCGTTTTCGAGCTTGAGGCCTCAGAGGAATAATAAGAGTGTGGAGAAGATTCTGAGCATGGGTTTTGATCTATTCAGGACAAagaaatcttcttcttcttcttctaacacTTCTGAGGATCTTCATTTCCTACGCTTGCTTGATAATCGTTTCATGCAGTGGCGGTTCGCTAATGCTAGAGCTCAGGTTGTGAACGAAAATCTTACTCAAACGGTTCAG AGTAATTTAATATGTGCTTTGGATGGTCTCACAAAGTTGAGAAATTCAGTGATGCAAAAGAAGATACAGCTTGAGAGGGAAAAGCTTAGGATGAAGCTCAACCTTGTACTACGTTCTCAA ATGAAGCTATTGGAAACATGGGGAGCTATGGAAAGGCAACACATGGCAGAAATTGCTGCAATGAAGGACTGCTTGCATTCTGTTGTTTGTAAACTTCCGCTTTTGGAAGGTGCAACG GTGGACATACAATCAGCATTCATTGCTGAGCGGCAAGCATCTGATCTCACAGATTCCATCAACTCAATGTTAAATAGTTTTTCACTGCCG GCTTATAAGACTGCTGAGTTGGTATCAGAATTAGCAGAAGTTGTTGCACAAGAGAAGTTGCTCTTAGAGGAATTCTATGACCTTTTCCATGCCGTACGTGTCCTTGAG CTCAGAGAAAGAAGCTTGAAATGCAGCCTCATTCAACTTCAATGA